CTGACCATTGATCTTGGCTAGGAACGGTAGGGGTTGGAAAGTGGGCTTTGAATGTGTATAGCTTGCTTTGGAGCTCTGAAATCGTCCTCTGCAGCTCTTCCGCTCGCTGTTCGGACACTTGTGCCCGATTTTTCCACTCCAGCATCTGGCACGTGTTAAATTTTAGTTTAGACGACTAACCTCACTGACTGACCTTGATTCAAGCATGAACTAGTACTAAAATGGATACTGAGGCTCACATGGATATGAAAGAACTCATTGTCTGAGATGGTCCTAGTTCAATACTTCAATCACAAACACTAAAAAATGCTGTCTTTAGCATATTTAGAAACTACAGAATTAACCAGTCTTGAAACAAAATTAAACGTTTATTTGGTCAGTAAAAATACACAAAGAAGCGCTAATAGGTCAGTTTTGGAATAAAACTGCAAGTACTTCCTCTGTTCTGTTTAAATATGCTTCAGCTTTCTAAAATCTGATTATCAGTATTGTAGAGTATCAGGACTAATTGAGCATTGCTGTCAGAATTCAGAAAGAGTAACTTAACAGTAACTCTGGAGTATCAACTAAGATATCAAACGCAGTAAAATTTTCAGTGGcgaaatttttttctttctaaaagcAACCTAATATAGGTTAAGAAGTACTCCATTTCATGTTCCTAATTCCAAGAATAAATAAGCAAGTCTCTGAAAAACTATGAAACACTTCAATTACTAGCGCATGAGAATAGCTAGAACTTAGAACCTATACTTACTTGAGAATTCAAGGAGCTTAGACTGATTTCAGAAGCAATAGCACGATGCTGCCATGTATCCTTGGAAGACTGCAGCTCTTGCATCTCCAACCTGACCTGCTCCAACATATCTTGCATCTCTGTCCATTGGTCTGATTCTGCCTTTACTTGCTCCATTATCTTCCCCACGATCTCCCTGCAGTCGCAGCAGCTTCCTGAGCTCACCAATCTGCACTCTTCAGCCATAATCTGTTGGGGAAAAGGAACAGTTACAACTAAAGAATTTCTGCGAGAACCATTGAATAGATTTAGCATGACTTCAATTTAGCCCAACACGACAAATGGTTTCAGATTTTCAGTACACGAACTCTATGCAAGAAACATCTCCGGGCCATAGAGGCAGAGATTGCAGATGGGAGAACGCCATAAAATTTAAACCACTATGTGTCGACCAAATTCGAAAGCATTGCTTACTCCTAGTACAAATTGCTTGACATTTGAATGCACTGCGCGTCTTTAACTGTCTCTCCTGGCAACGCACAATTCAGTTACCCCAACCAACTTCAGTGTACGAGTAAGCACATGCGCACGAGAGAATACACAAACTAGTTCATGCGAAAGCAACTCGACGAACACGTGCCCTGGTCCCTAGGCCTGGCCCTGACCTTTTGCATCGGCCAGGAAAAGCTTTGATTTCTTGTTGTGGGGCAACATCTCATATGCGAAGGTCATACTTGGCCCGGATACGTCATGTGCCGGCTTGTGGATTCAAAGCTAATAATACGCCTTTGCGGCTTTGCCcaaagttggggggggggggggggggttcttcTGTTCCTGCTCTGGCATGTGCTTGTTGTCTTTACTGCAGTTTCAAAATTGCACGCCAGAATTCAGATTGATTTTTCGCATGCATTCAAACATACCCATCGGCGACGAATCATTCATTCATCCGCAGAACAATCGGCGCCGAATCGTAATGCTTGAGGCCCAAGTGACTGCATTTGTGGGACGAGATGCAGCCATGCAGACAATTACATGCACAAGTGCAGATGCAGTCTAGAAATTAGCAACCACACAAACAAAACAATTTGAAGACGTTCAAGCAGAGCTTGTCACATGCCCATGTCTCACATGAGCAATACAAACAGAACTAACGAAAAATTCTAACTCTCAGCCCAGGATCAGTGGACCACCTGCGCCCAGGGGGCAGCGTCACTGACAGTGTGGGCCGCCCCGCAATCATTGGCGGTTCAAAACGAGGGGAACATATGGCAAAGCTATCTTTTGAACGCTACTACGAGCAGTAGCGAGGTGAAGCAAGGCTAAAAGGGCCATGGTTCTTACAAATGGTCCCATCCACATCAAAAGAAGACAGTGATTgttaagatattatgttacgaTAACCTTgctataatattatattacgaTAACTTTGATTAGTctctttttattatttattttatttttatttaaaatatttatttagatattttacttCCTAATTCGTATGAAAATCGAACTGCTAATatatcataatttttaatttcgaatttaactatttattaatcgtatttgatatgaactctttAGTATAATCTAaaccgttagatgttcataacaataagGAACCTacgtccttttctttttatgattaaCACAGTAATTTTATAATCTTGAAATCAAAGGTGATAGCTCTTTTAACACTTAAATAATAATGTAATAAATAGATCTGCATGCAACTAGTAACCCGTATGACCATAATGTATTAGGTGTCGAGTGCATCGGGGCAATCCATAGATCCGTGGCCCCAGGGGATCATGGTCAATTACTCATCTTCCTACGGAAGCCTGTACAAGTGATCCCCACGGCACGGTAACGCACTGTGGCCGGGATTTCAAAACTCGCCTTGCTCTCCCGGATGAGACAAAACCGACCTAATCGTGGATTGATAATGGCGTCAAGTGGAGTCAAGTCGCCGAGACGCTGACCCAGCAGTGCCCCCAGGTCAACGACATTCGGGCGCCCAAGAGTAACCTCGCGAATCGCTTGGTATTAATCGTGCTTCCCGAGAAAGCGAGGAATATCGACATTGGAGTAATGAACAAACTAAGCAGTGACACGAACAGTAAAGCGAGCAAATTTGAATCTTACCTTCTGCTGCTGGTGACGCTGCTCCGCCGCCATGCTCTGGCGGCCGCGGGCGTGCGACGTGTAGGCGGTGTCATGGGCCAACGGCAGGTTGCCGGTGCTCGCGTTGCTGCCTCCGCTCCAGCTCCTCTGGCTGCTCGCACTCCCCTTCCGGTTGTGCCGGTTGCCGCATTTCCTGGACTGGCAGCCAGAGttgtcgccggcggcgacggcttCCAGGCGCCGACTGTACTCCGCCATCCTCTCGCGCATGCCCTTTGACATCCcctccatcttcatcctcagCATTTCCACCTTCAGTATACAGAGTACGTAACGCACGTTCAGCAATCGGTAATGAGTTACAGCGATACAACATCACCAGGCTATACGTGTTAATGTTCGGATGCCTTACATCGGAGGTGTTGACGCTGTGGACGCGCTCATCTTCGTCGTTGTGCTCCACctgcggtggcggcggtggcggtgcgaCGGGAAGGGCGATCTCGCGGATGTCCTTGACGCAGGGCTCGGCGTCGGCTGGCGGCATCTTCTCGAGGCGCCGGCGGAGCGAGGACGCCTGGCGATCGAAGTTCCGGCCGTGGCTCCGCTGCAGCTTCCGCAGCCCGCTCATCGCCCTCCCGCTCTCCTTCTCCACCCGCAGCTCCTCCACCATCCCCTCCAGGTCCTCGATCCCCTCGTCCAGCGCCGCCGCAACGCCGACGTCGCCCCTCCCGTCgatcttcttcctcccctgTTGTTGCACCCGTACGAGtacgcatcatcatcagactGGTGCAACGTGCAATGACGAGGAGTTCGTTTGGTGCGCGGTGTGTTTTTACCGAGACGAGCGTTTCGACGGCGGACTTGAGCGCGGCCTCCATCTGGCCACGGTGGCGGTCGAGCTTGCGGAGCGCGACCTCGCGCTCCATCCGGAGGAAGTTGCACTCGGCGCGGAGGATCTCCGCCTGAAACCGCCACTTCTCCTGCTCCCCGGGGTCCTCCTGCGACCGCAGCACCTCCCgggagcacggcggcggcgacgccggCGCGGACTCCAGCCCGCGCACGCGGCGCTCCATCTCGAACAGCGCGCCGAGGTTGACCGGCCCCGTTGACGCCGCCGGCCGGGGCTGCGCGCGCCCCACGCTCCGGCTGGGCCTCCCGCCTGACCTCCTCGCCAGGTTGAGGTTGATGATCCTCGGCGTCGCCGCCGCGTGCTGGCTCTTGGCCGCCCGCCGCGCGGACATCGAAGCCGCTCCGGGCAGGGCAATCGGATTGGCGCTTCGAACCGAACCGAACCTAACGGAGAGGGACGGACGGCCGGCGAAGCGTGCGCGGGTGGATGTGGACGGGGGTGGAGTGGTAGGTGCGCTTCTCTTTTCCTCGGGCTCAGGCGGCAACGGTCGGAGGCTTTTGGTGCTGCGGGTGTGTGGAAGGTGTTGGTCGGAGGGAGAAGGCGTTGGGAGGAAAAAGGCCGGGTGCAGGACAAGGGAAAGGAGGCGGTGTTTCTCGTTTTCCGTGAAAAGCCACGATTTG
The nucleotide sequence above comes from Phragmites australis chromosome 4, lpPhrAust1.1, whole genome shotgun sequence. Encoded proteins:
- the LOC133916635 gene encoding uncharacterized protein LOC133916635, with product MSARRAAKSQHAAATPRIINLNLARRSGGRPSRSVGRAQPRPAASTGPVNLGALFEMERRVRGLESAPASPPPCSREVLRSQEDPGEQEKWRFQAEILRAECNFLRMEREVALRKLDRHRGQMEAALKSAVETLVSGRKKIDGRGDVGVAAALDEGIEDLEGMVEELRVEKESGRAMSGLRKLQRSHGRNFDRQASSLRRRLEKMPPADAEPCVKDIREIALPVAPPPPPPQVEHNDEDERVHSVNTSDVEMLRMKMEGMSKGMRERMAEYSRRLEAVAAGDNSGCQSRKCGNRHNRKGSASSQRSWSGGSNASTGNLPLAHDTAYTSHARGRQSMAAEQRHQQQKIMAEECRLVSSGSCCDCREIVGKIMEQVKAESDQWTEMQDMLEQVRLEMQELQSSKDTWQHRAIASEISLSSLNSQMLEWKNRAQVSEQRAEELQRTISELQSKLYTFKAHFPTPTVPSQDQWSDACKMENPRAKPQRHRLQECGKEKEKHVLICRVKHSPSVIPKRSPFQEIGNISLPTAAVRNIN